A single window of Gavia stellata isolate bGavSte3 chromosome 16, bGavSte3.hap2, whole genome shotgun sequence DNA harbors:
- the NEUROG1 gene encoding neurogenin-1 yields MPAEAASSGGGAEPPGVPRERRRRRGRARARTEALLHTLKRSRRVKANDRERNRMHHLNAALDELRSVLPTFPDDTKLTKIETLRFAYNYIWALSETLRLAEQCLPPPPAFRGAAAPPSPGSDAGSWLSSASPSAPSLCASASGPSSPATSEDCAYAPADSLRGFRGLPAAAPPGAPCR; encoded by the coding sequence ATGCCCGCGGAGGCGGCCAGCAGCGGCGGCGGTGCGGAGCCGCCCGGCGTTCCGCGGGAGCGGAGGAGGCGGCGCGGCCGTGCGCGGGCGCGCACCGAAGCGCTGCTGCACACGCTGAAGCGCAGCCGGCGGGTGAAGGCCAACGACCGGGAGCGGAACCGCATGCACCACCTCAACGCCGCCCTGGACGAGCTCCGCAGCGTCCTGCCCACCTTCCCCGACGACACCAAGCTCACCAAGATCGAGACCCTGCGCTTCGCCTACAACTACATCTGGGCCCTCTCCGAGACCCTCCGCCTGGCCGAGCAGtgcctcccgccgccccccgccttccgcggggccgccgcgccccccagccccggcagcgaCGCCGGTTCCTGGCTGTCCAGCGCCTCCCCGTCCGCCCCCTCGCTCTGCGCCTCCGCCTCCGGCCCCAGCAGCCCCGCCACCTCCGAGGACTGCGCTTACGCGCCCGCCGACAGCCTGCGCGGCTTCCgcgggctgcccgccgccgcgcccccggGCGCGCCCTGCCGCTAG
- the CXCL14 gene encoding C-X-C motif chemokine 14, translated as MKLLTAALLLLFIAMCVASAEGVKCKCSRKGPKIRFSNVRKLEIKPRYPFCVEEMIIVTLWTRVRGEQQHCLNPKRQNTVRLLKWYRVWKEKGR; from the exons ATGAAGCTCCTGACAGCGGCTTTGCTCCTGCTGTTCATCGCGATGTGCGTAGCCAGCGCGGAAG GCGTAAAGTGCAAATGTTCAAGAAAAGGCCCTAAAATAAGATTCTCTAACGTACGGAAGCTGGAAATAAAACCGAGGTACCCGTTTTGCGTGGAAGAGATGATTAT CGTGACTCTGTGGACGCGGGTgagaggggagcagcagcactgcttaAACCCCAAACGCCAAAACACAGTGAGACTGCTGAAGTGGTACAGAGtatggaaagagaaaggcaggTAA